From Solea senegalensis isolate Sse05_10M linkage group LG19, IFAPA_SoseM_1, whole genome shotgun sequence, the proteins below share one genomic window:
- the tanc2a gene encoding protein TANC2 isoform X3, with protein sequence MFRNSLKMLLGGKTRRNNNSGGRGVESEGSEVRMMEGFTQSLPSSPLLNLRLAKRSGEDEELGPPPSVDEAADALMTRLGFLLGDKVISREPDSPYHAQDDGQVNYSLTHDRMSPSSSLASSSTSPCSTLPPPAGGEGGSDNRHASNHASVTSPTSTLESRDSGIIATLTSYSAESAAEQENSAKYPRDSYHGSSLLLWQQGGRPVVASSSSSSCMVTTGNSNDGFRYRADDNMAASTYSLNKLHPDRGPGTAHSSGSTHSIPLYLMPRPNSVAATSSAHLEDLAYLDEQQRHVPSRTSLRMPRQNSGSRSQQDHRVRFSPSLNLKPLHFEVPSLSPDWLFTGREWLFQEVHAFLCSDEPSTSRGVVIVGNMGFGKTAIAARLVALSCHGQRMWPSPDGSQSTPKYVAPVSLSNDSLGRGGGGGGGGGSCPGTPEMKRRQEEAVRKLAAQVVSYHFCQADNCYTCLVPEFVHNMAAMLSTAPQLPAYRELLHQSPQLQSILSLRSCIQDPSSALQRGILDPLDALYRERKLQVEGAGLIIVIDGLNEAEFHRPDYGDTLTSFLTKNVLKFPSWLKIITTVRTSQQDTTLSLPFHRISLDKMEENNAIDQDLQGYLMQRIHSSSEIQSNVSLSNGRLDNAALSKLTGHLKSLSRGSYLYLKLTLDLIERGYLVLKSSSFKVVPVSLAEVYLLQLNMRFPTLSSFQRVLPLLNITVASLHPMTEQQLFEAVNAGALTGGALQWEEFALRLEQLSSFLLRRSDGSWMLNHTSFREWLVWRDEGQDDRFLCDPRSGHTLLAFWLCRQEGKLNRQQTLELGHHILKAHIYKGLSKKLGVSSSVLQGLWLAYSTENLSHALSSLRNLYTPNIKVSRLLIMGGADVDHHSDVLNNAPLLCVHAHLGHRDAVALLLDHGAQVNAQSHDGLTALGFAAAAGHMDIVVTLSQHKAKVGHVDSSGQCVLVHAAQRGHLNVLHFLLKTADWSCTSCCGQKGASKGQAVQQALIAAASMGHTEMVSHLLDLPEDEGEKPEVNTLDSLWGETALTAAAGAGRLLVCSLLLDQGAAVEQGNRRGVTPLFSAVRRGHWQVVELLLNHGVEVNMVDQQGRTALMTAASEGHMPTARLLLEHGASLDQTDREGLTALSWACLKSQLPLVKELVERGAATTHADRSGRTPLDLAAFRGDPEVVQYLVDHGASVEHVDCSGMRPLDRAVGCRNTSAVIALLKKGAKIGPATWAMATSKPDILMVLLSKLIQEGDKLYKQGKVREAAHAYQSALQKFPGDELKTFRQLRVCVLLNLSRCRRKMNDFSLAEEFATKALELKAKSYEAFYARARAKRGRRQFHAALEDLIEASRLCPSNREIQRLLSRVKEECRLVSQQQQDPPPPPPPPPPPSHHVHHPSVSISDARCRDSGCLQVHDKEGLTEEDEEEDKDEERCYRREDPPQSSASLHQQHGVQNLDAHCRPGVPPPSSLSPTHLYHHHPSSPMHSPSSSSPAHSAPPPSSSSFHHFSPPSSPMHHHASPVSENLPAVSGAGGLHRYPQSVSAFHHSDQRRQHQQQQQQQHQQQQQQQQQLYQTSDQISFQKQNPVQGQWLQPAKVQVVRTSQSASSSHSNVILGSSVYPQFANLPQELAALGEGICSSPLNVRPGLQVQAGPNSGASYPLQDEARSAYGRGAGGEKTGISRFAQATQFSRNQSKAAHYPMEVTESTVGPPESFPSLQDYQYHNQGGPRRPLSAHPTPAAVTSSRPLNQSVSVCFPPSSSSSGQTAGHSGPGFRTSVSTQHIDLTPDLASGGGVTGYHDDLFLTSSPQSETCMVGGGTYPGEAGRSSRSTPFMGVIDKTVRVQQQCQQQAPSSSSSCLSPSRSWAVSSVDTVVSSPSKNPSNQGGFAPPQPSSIAYHNRSNNNAHNGHVPHDNQLNYYEVLPPCGPQSEGSVQVASHIPPYLDVKLARTLPVIHSCSDRQASDRKTGPTSPVKPKRPFVESNV encoded by the exons ATGTTCCGGAACAGTCTGAAGATGCTGCTGGGAGGAAAAACCCGCAGGAACAACAACAGTG GTGGCCGTGGCGTTGAGTCtgaagggtcagaggtcaggatgATGGAGGGGTTCACACAGTCgcttccctcctctcctcttctcaaCCTTCGGCTGGCTAAAAGAAGTG GTGAGGATGAGGAGTTAGGACCTCCCCCCTCAGTAGACGAGGCGGCCGATGCTCTGATGACCAGGTTGGGCTTCCTGCTGGGGGATAAAGTTATCAGCAGAGAGCCGGACTCCCCTTACCACGCCCAGGACGATGGACAGGTGAACTACTCCCTAACAcatgat AGGATGTCTCCTTCCTCCAGTCTGGCCAGTAGCAGCACCTCCCCCTGTTCCACTCTGCCGCCccctgctggaggagagggCGGCAGCGACAACAGGCACGCCTCAAACCACGCCTCTGTCACCTCCCCCACCTCAACACTGGAAAGCAGAGACAGCGGCATCATAG CCACACTGACCAGCTACTCTGCAGAGTcggcagcagagcaggaaaacagCGCCAAATACCCTAGAGACAGTTACCATGGTagcagcctcctcctctggcAGCAGGGGGGGCGCCCGGTggtggcctcctcctcctcctcctcctgtatgGTGACAACGGGAAACTCTAATGACGGCTTTCGGTACCGGGCAGACGACAACATGGCCGCCTCCACTTACAGCCTCAACAAACTCCACCCAGACCGAGGCCCTGGCACTGCACATTCATCAGGCTCCACCCACTCCATACCGCTCTACCTCATGCCACGCCCCAATTCAGTAGCTG CCACTAGTTCTGCCCACCTTGAGGATCTAGCCTATCTGgatgagcagcagagacacgTCCCTTCAAGGACGTCCCTCAGAATGCCCAGACAGAACTCAGGCAGTCGTAGTCAACAGGATCACAGag TTcgcttctctccctctctcaacCTGAAGCCGCTCCACTTTGAGGTTCCCAGTCTCTCGCCCGATTGGCTGTTCACTGGCAGGGAGTGGCTCTTTCAGGAAGTGCACGCCTTCCTCTGCAGCGATGAGCCGTCGACCAGTCGCGGCGTCGTGATCGTCGGCAACATGGGCTTCGGCAAGACGGCCATCGCCGCCCGCCTGGTGGCGCTCAGCTGTCATGGACAGCGAATGTGGCCGAGCCCTGACGGAAGCCAAAGCACCCCCAAGT ATGTAGCGCCTGTTTCTCTTTCCAACGACTCCttgggaagaggaggaggaggaggaggaggaggaggaagctgtCCAGGAACTCCAGAGATGaagaggagacaggaggaggcTGTGAGGAAGCTTGCAGCACAG gtgGTCTCGTATCATTTCTGTCAGGCTGATAACTGTTACACTTGTCTGGTTCCCGAGTTCGTCCACAACATGGCGGCGATGCTGAGCACCGCCCCTCAGTTGCCGGCCTACCGGGAGTTGCTGCACCAGTCTCCGCAGCTACAGAGCATCCTCAGTCTGCGCTCCTGCATCCAGGATCCCAGCTCAGCTCTGCAGAGAGGAATACTGGACCCACTGGACGCTCTCTACAGAG AGAGGAAGTTGCAAGTGGAAGGGGCGGGGCTTATCATTGTGATTGACGGGCTAAACGAGGCAGAATTCCACCGCCCGGACTATGGTGACACGCTGACTTCCTTCCTGACTAAGAATGTCCTGAAATTTCCTTCCTGGTTGAAGATCATTACgactgtcaggaccagtcagcag GACACCACCCTCTCTCTGCCGTTTCACCGCATCTCTCTTGACAAGATGGAGGAGAACAACGCCATAGACCAGGACCTGCAG ggcTACCTGATGCAGCGCATCCACAGCAGCAGCGAGATCCAGAGCAACGTGTCCCTGAGCAACGGTCGCCTGGACAACGCGGCACTCAGCAAATTGACGGGCCACCTGAAGAGCCTGAGCAGAGGCTCATACCTTTACCTGAAACTGACCCTGGACCTGATAGAGCGAGGATACCTGGTCCTGAAGAGCTCCAGCTTCAAG gtggttCCTGTGAGTCTGGCAGAGGTCTACCTGCTGCAGCTCAACATGAGGTTTCCCACCCTGTCGTCTTTCCAGAGAGTTCTACCACTGCTCAACATTACTGTGGCATCACTGCACCCAATGActgagcagcag CTGTTCGAGGCGGTGAATGCAGGCGCTCTGACCGGAGGAGCGCTGCAGTGGGAGGAGTTTGCGCTGCGACTGGAGCAGCTCTCGTCTTTCCTGCTGCGGCGCAGCGACGGCAGCTGGATGCTGAACCACACCTCCTTCAGGGAGTGGCTCGTCTGGAGGGACGAGGGTCAGGACGACAGGTTCCTCTGTGACCCCAGGAGTGGTCACACTCTCCTGGCCTTCTGGCTCTGCAGACAGGAAGGGAAGTTGAATCGACAGCAGACGCTGGAGCTGGGACATCACATCTTAAAGGCTCACATCTACAAG GGTCTGAGTAAGAAGCTTGGGGTTTCCTCCTCAGTTCTCCAGGGGCTGTGGCTGGCCTACAGCACAGAGAACCTGAGTCATGCTCTGTCATCTCTACGTAACCTCTACACGCCTAACATCAAG GTGAGCAGGTTGCTGATCATGGGCGGGGCTGATGTGGATCACCATAGCGATGTCCTTAACAACGCCCCACTGCTGTGTGTTCACGCCCACCTGGGCCACAGGGACGCTGTGGCTCTGCTGCTCGATCATGGAGCTCAG GTGAACGCTCAGTCACACGACGGTTTGACTGCGCTGGGCTTCGCTGCTGCGGCGGGACACATGGACATCGTCGTCACGCTGAGTCAGCACAAAGCTAAG gtgGGACACGTGGACAGCTCCGGTCAGTGTGTGTTGGTGCACGCGGCCCAGCGAGGACACCTCAACGTGCTGCACTTCCTGCTGAAGACTGCGGACTGGAGCTGCACTTCCTGCTGTGGCCAGAAGGGAGCGAGCAAGGGTCAGGCAGTGCAACAAGCTCTGATCGCAGCAGCCAGCATGGGCCACACCGAg ATGGTGTCACACCTACTCGATCTCCCAGAAGATGAAGGAGAGAAACCTGAGGTCAACACACTTGACAGCCTGTGGGGAGAGACAG ctctgacagcagcagcaggtgctgGCAGGTTGCTGGTCTGCAGCCTGCTGTTGGATCAGGGAGCTGCCGTTGAGCAAGGCAACAGGCGCGGTGTGACTCCACTCTTCAGTGCTGTGAGAAGGGGCCACTGGCAG GTGGTGGAGTTGCTCCTGAACCACGGCGTGGAGGTGAACATGGTGGACCAGCAGGGTCGAACAGCTCTAATGACGGCAGCCTCAGAGGGACATATGCCCACCGCCCGGCTGCTGCTGGAACACG GAGCGTCTCTGGATCAGACCGACAGGGAGGGGTTAACAGCGCTGAGCTGGGCGTGTCTGAAAAGTCAACTCCCGTTGGTCAAAGAGCTGGTGGAGAGAGGCGCGGCAACAACTCATGCTGACCGCAGCGGGCGAACGCCTCTGGACCTGGCCGCCTTCCGTGGAGACCCAGAAGTG GTGCAGTACCTGGTGGATCACGGAGCGTCAGTGGAGCACGTGGACTGCAGCGGCATGCGTCCTCTGGACCGAGCGGTCGGCTGCAGGAACACGTCCGCAGTCATCGCTCTGCTCAAAAAAGGAGCTAAGATCG GACCAGCCACCTGGGCCATGGCGACCTCTAAACCAGACATCCTGATGGTTCTGCTCAGTAAACTGATCCAAGAGGGAGACAAACTCTACaag CAAGGTAAAGTGAGAGAAGCCGCTCACGCCTATCAGTCGGCGCTCCAGAAATTTCCGGGGGACGAGCTGAAGACGTTCAGACagctgagagtgtgtgtgctgctcaACCTGTCTCGCTGCCGCCGCAAGATGAAC gATTTTAGCCTCGCGGAGGAGTTTGCTACCAAAGCACTGGAACTCAAAGCCAAATCCTACGAGGCTTTTTATGCCAGAGCTCGAGCGAAACGAGGCCGCAG ACAGTTTCATGCTGCTCTGGAGGACCTGATTGAAGCCAGTCGCCTGTGTCCATCCAACCGGGAGATCCAGCGTTTACTGTCTCGGGTCAAAGAAGAGTGTCGGCTggtttctcagcagcagcaggaccctccccctcctcctcctccccctcctcccccgtcGCACCATGTCCATCACCCAAGTGTGTCCATCAGTGACGCCAGGTGCAGAGATTCAGGTTGTTTGCAAGTGCATGACAAGGAGGGCCTTACtgaggaagacgaggaagaaGATAAGGATGAGGAGAGGTGTTACAGGAGAGAAGATCCTCCTCAGAGCTCCGCTTCCCTCCACCAACAACATGGGGTTCAAAATCTTGACGCCCACTGCCGGCCCGGGGTGccgcctccctcctccctctcccccacacacttgtatcatcatcatccatcgaGTCCCATGCACtccccttcctcttcttcacccGCTCATTCTGCTCCTCCCCCGTCTTCATCGTCCTTTCACCACTTcagccctccctcctcccccatGCACCATCACGCCAGCCCAGTGTCAGAGAATCTCCCTGCTGTGTCGGGAGCTGGAGGTCTGCACCGCTATCCACAGTCCGTCTCAGCCTTCCACCACTCTGACCAGAGacggcagcatcagcagcagcagcagcagcagcatcagcagcagcagcagcagcagcagcagctctatCAGACGTCTGATCAGATATCCTTTCAGAAGCAGAACCCTGTCCAGGGCCAATGGCTTCAGCCAGCCAAAGTCCAGGTTGTGAGAACCAGTCAGTCCGCTTCCTCTTCCCATTCCAATGTGATTTTAGGAAGTTCAGTTTACCCACAGTTTGCCAATCTGCCCCAAGAACTGGCCGCACTGGGAGAGGGAATTTGCTCCAGTCCCCTAAACGTCAGGCCGGGTCTGCAGGTCCAGGCTGGTCCGAACTCTGGAGCTTCATATCCACTACAGGATGAGGCAAGATCTGCTTatggaagaggagcaggaggagagaagacGGGGATAAGCCGGTTTGCCCAGGCCACGCAGTTTAGCCGCAACCAGTCCAAGGCAGCTCACTACCCTATGGAGGTTACAGAGTCTACAGTGGGACCTCCTGAAAGCTTTCCATCATTGCAAGATTATCAATACCACAACCAGGGGGGACCACGACGTCCACTGAGCGCCCATCCCACCCCGGCTGCCGTCACCTCCAGCCGGCCTCTCAACCAGAGTGTCAGCGTCTGTTTccctcccagcagcagcagcagcggacaGACGGCAGGTCACTCTGGTCCAGGCTTCAGGACCTCGGTCTCCACGCAGCACATAGATTTAACTCCAGATCTGGCCTCTGGGGGCGGGGTCACTGGTTACCATGACGATCTTTTCCTGACCTCCTCCCCTCAGTCAGAGACATGTATGGTAGGAGGTGGCACGTACCCCGGCGAGGCAGGCCGGTCCTCCAGGAGCACCCCATTCATGGGCGTCATTGACAAGACGGTGagagtgcagcagcagtgccAGCAACAGGCTCCTTCAAGTTCCTCGTCGTGTCTCAGCCCGTCTCGCTCCTGGGCTGTGTCTTCAGTGGACACCGTGGTGTCCTCACCGAGCAAAAACCCCAGTAACCAGGGCGGCTTCGCTCCACCGCAGCCGTCCTCCATCGCCTACCACAACCGCAGCAACAACAACGCTCACAACGGTCACGTCCCGCACGACAACCAGCTCAACTACTACGAGGTGCTGCCCCCCTGTGGCCCTCAGAGCGAAGGCTCGGTGCAGGTGGCCAGTCACATTCCTCCTTACCTGGACGTGAAGCTGGCCCGAACACTGCCCGTGATTCACAGCTGCTCAGACAGACAGGCGAGCGACAGAAAGACAGGACCCACCTCTCCCGTCAAACCAAAAAGACCCTTTGTTGAGTCCAACGTATAG